The segment TCGACGATTAAGTCTTGTTCAAATGCCTGTTCAAGCGCTACACGGAATTGCTCTGCATGGTGAGTTTCATCGTTGCCGAGCGACTCGATAATCACATAAAAGGGGTGCTCTGGTGGAATCGGGGGCGTGTGCCTCGCCAGCGTTTCAGTGAGCAGGCGATAGTGGTTTTGCCACATTACCTCAAACGCCCCCAGGCCACCCCCAAGCGCTTTGCCCATATGGCTTAATAGCCCGGTTAGCGCGTCAAACGAGTGGCAAGCCACCAGTGCCGTTTGCTCGCTAGGGGTAGGCGGCTGAAGCCGCAGCACGGCGCGGGTAATAATCCCCAGGGTGCCTTCACTGCCAATAAATAGCTGCTTTAAATCAAACCCTGCATTGTTTTTCAGCATGCGATTCATGGAACTGACAACACGCCCGTCGGCCATCACTGCTTCAAGCCCTAGTACTTGCTGGCGCATCATGCCGTAGCGAATCACCCTGACACCGCCAGCATTGGTGGCGATATTGCCGCCAATCGTACAGCTTCCGCGTGCGCCTAAATCCAGCGGGAACTGCAGCCCTACCTCGTTAGCGGCTTCCTGTACTCGCTGAAGGGGGGCGCCTGCTTGTACCGTTATCGTGCCGCCGACCTGATCAATCTCTTCAATAGCGGTCATGCGTTCCAGGGAAATGACCAACTCTTCTGGACTCGCCTCCGCGCCATGCACTAAACCGGTTAA is part of the Halomonas sp. GT genome and harbors:
- a CDS encoding FAD-binding oxidoreductase; its protein translation is MQITLEALRKLVGAAHVITGDDVTSRRVDWMTGAPCQAGAIVRPADTEQLAAVMQACHTLKQPVVTHGGLTGLVHGAEASPEELVISLERMTAIEEIDQVGGTITVQAGAPLQRVQEAANEVGLQFPLDLGARGSCTIGGNIATNAGGVRVIRYGMMRQQVLGLEAVMADGRVVSSMNRMLKNNAGFDLKQLFIGSEGTLGIITRAVLRLQPPTPSEQTALVACHSFDALTGLLSHMGKALGGGLGAFEVMWQNHYRLLTETLARHTPPIPPEHPFYVIIESLGNDETHHAEQFRVALEQAFEQDLIVDAVIAQSTTQRDGLWAIREDIEGLIKGLAPIFTFDVSLPIADMQRYTDVLEKQLVQRWPEGRLVVFGHLGDGNLHISISVGSDAPEERHAVETLVYEPLKALGGSVSAEHGIGLEKRPWLSTCRSQAEIELMHTLKQAFDPHQLLNRGKILS